GAATCCCTCCAATTtgtgattatcatttttttttccttccattttCTTTGGCAGCTGAACAACTAGGACTTCCTCTAATTCCTGCATACTCTGAGGCATCAGGAGATCAAGTGCTTAATGGAGTCAACTATGCCTCTGCAGCGGCAGGAATCCTTGATATCACAGGCAGAAATTTTGTAAGCATATCCACTCATACCTGTAGACTTAAGTAGAATTATGCATCATCATGCAGATTAATGAAATTAAAGCCTTAAGAGTTAAATTTTGCCTCcttttataacaattttatgCTCCTTGAATACATGGATTTTGTAGACACGGTTCATTATACTTGCTCCGTTGATCTAGTTATTATGCAATTCACCTTCATGTGCATCTGCAGATGGTGCATTTAATGCAACTTAATTCCTCGCTGTTGACAAATCACGCTATTTAGAGTGACAATAAATGACCATTTTGAATTCACAGGAATTGAATATAATGCAGCATATATATGGTTGGCCTACACACATGATCAAATTAAACGTGCATGGCTGCACTAATGAAACATCAGCTGATGTTGTATGTATGGTTTTCTTGATCAGGTAGGTCGCATACCATTTGACCAACAGATAAGGAACTTCCAAAATACACTTGATCAGATTACAAATAATCTTGGAGCAGACGATGTGGCCAGGCAAGTTGGACGGAGCATCTTTTTTGTGGGGATGGGCAGTAATGACTACCTTAATAACTATCTCATGCCTAACTATCCAACTCGGAATCAGTATAATGGCAGACAATATGCAGATCTCTTGACTCAAGAATATAGTAGGCAACTCACTTCACTTTACAATCTTGGAGCACGGAAATTTGTTATTGCGGGATTAGGAGTCATGGGGTGTATCCCAAGTATCTTGGCCCAGAGCCCTGCAGGAATCTGCTCAGATTCAGTTAACCAGCTAGTTCAACCTTTCAATGAAAATGTGAAGGCTATGCTCAGTAACTTCAATGCCAATCAGTTGCCAGGtgcaaaattcatttttattgatGTCGCTCGTATGTTTCGAGAGATCCTCACTAACTCCCCAGCCTATGGTAAGTGCCCCATGAATCTAATTTTTAGTGTAAATATTGGTTCTTGAAAGTATTTTCAAATCCTTGCTAATGTTtgtttcaactattttttatgtAGGATTTAGCGTTATAAACCGTGGATGCTGTGGCATCGGGCGAAATAGAGGTCAAATTACATGTCTTCCGTTCCAAACACCTTGTCCTAACAGAGAACAGTACGTGTTTTGGGATGCATTCCACCCAACAGAAGCTGTGAATGTTTTGATGGGGAGAAAGGCCTTCAATGGGGATTTGAGCATGGTCTATCCTATGAACATAGAACAACTTGCCAATCTTGATATTGAGTCCAATTAACAGAATCCTTGTTCAATCTTCCATGCcatcttcataatttttattacgTTACTGATCTATGAGAGAGTAgtggtttattttatattcagaAATCAAAGAACTGTTCTGCATGAGTATGTTCTAACTGCTACCATTAATGATAATGCCTGGCAAAAAAGCCTCTATTTTGGATACTTTGCCTTTTTGGTTTGATTGTTTATACCGAGGCCTCGTATAAAAGTTTTTaggttcgttttttttttattattattattatatattatgtaatttcaacttttcttaaaaaaaaaatttcatcgtcCTAGATTTACGAATTTAATCCAACTTATCACCTAGACTGTAGACCAAGTTATGAGCAGAGGAGTTTTATAACACCATTTTTAGGTGCGATGCTTTTCACATATCATGAAAATAATTCACCATTTTTAGGTGCGATGCTTTTCACATATCATGAAAATAATTCTACCTGAGGCATCAACATATGTTCGACCTTTGGAAAATTAATGCCATAAGGCCTGTAATTAATTTGCCCTAGCAAGTGTAACCAAACTATTGTTGTTTCCGTCATCTACCGATGAAtccacgaaaaaaaaaagaggactcGGCCTTGTTGCCGCCGTGTAgctaataatagtaatattaaaGTGACTGACAAAACCAACTCTTTGAAACTCCTCATGTTTCTTCTCAACCCAGAGTTTATTATGATTTGAAGGCATGTTCATATAATGTATAGCATATGAATAGCATGGATAGAAACTATTGTCTTTTAAACTTTAAGGTTAGAACCCTAAAATacagagaaaaatgaaaagaaaactctaatattttctaaaatgtttGTGATGAAGTCCTAGAAATCCAAGTAGTCTAAGAATAAAGTTTCTAGGTTAGATAATCGGTTAATCAATCGGTCCTAACAATTTCATTCATTCTTCTTAGTTAAGGTAGTTGATGGTTTGTACTTGGTGCTTGGTAAGTCAAGATAGTCGGTGACTAATACctgtaaaaaatatctttgataGAAGTGGGGACTCTCTgatgtttaaataaatatctttttagagaaaaaaatataataatatacaGTTGAGAATAAAGATTGTGAACATTTATCTTAAAGGACTCATGGTGCATCTACAACTCATGAGTTTTATCCTTTTTGTGGAGAGAAGGGGCTAGAgtataactttatttttgtgataTTGTGAGTTGTATTTCACTTATTTTATCtagctaaaaaataaagacatggCGACCATGATAAACTTACACCTAATGGTGTTAGTGGAGTATAGACTTGTTTTATTAAGtctatttattgaaaaataattcctctaaaattttacataaaaatttataaaattaatggtGTTTAGACTCAATCATCTCTTGGGTCTGGTCAGCGCCAGAATCAATGCACCTAGGTCTGGTGCACTGCTAAGCCCAATCGTGGTTGGGCCTAGCTAGCACCAAACTTAACATGCATGAGCTTGACGCACTGCCAAGTCCAATCATGGCCAACAAGGTTTTGATCTAATCATCTGGTAGGTCTAACCAAAGCCAGACCCAGCATTTCTCCACTAGAGCTTGTTTGGTGATAGCACGTGTTAGCCCAATACACCTGagaatttagaaaaattatatctgtatgtttttttctggttttttt
This genomic interval from Populus nigra chromosome 11, ddPopNigr1.1, whole genome shotgun sequence contains the following:
- the LOC133706331 gene encoding GDSL esterase/lipase At1g71691-like translates to MATFKLPCMLVIFLVFGVGLGQNVDPFGPGVGRRREMVPAMFIFGDSLIDNGNNNNLPSFAKANYFPYGIDFNGGPTGRFSNGYTMVDEIAEQLGLPLIPAYSEASGDQVLNGVNYASAAAGILDITGRNFVGRIPFDQQIRNFQNTLDQITNNLGADDVARQVGRSIFFVGMGSNDYLNNYLMPNYPTRNQYNGRQYADLLTQEYSRQLTSLYNLGARKFVIAGLGVMGCIPSILAQSPAGICSDSVNQLVQPFNENVKAMLSNFNANQLPGAKFIFIDVARMFREILTNSPAYGFSVINRGCCGIGRNRGQITCLPFQTPCPNREQYVFWDAFHPTEAVNVLMGRKAFNGDLSMVYPMNIEQLANLDIESN